From Desulfuromonas soudanensis, the proteins below share one genomic window:
- a CDS encoding peptidylprolyl isomerase encodes MSASNPLVQMETSLGEIILELDIAKAPLSVANFIAYARAGHYEGTIFHRVIKGFMIQGGGMTAEMEEKPSGTPIKNEAGNGLKNKTGTLAMARTSEVDSATCQFFINTADNKSLDHGGSRPEVYGYAVFGKVVDGMDVVYAIEMKATTTVAGHADVPVEPVVITAMTVLD; translated from the coding sequence ATGAGCGCCAGCAACCCCCTGGTTCAGATGGAAACCTCCCTCGGGGAGATCATTCTCGAACTCGATATCGCCAAGGCCCCCCTGTCGGTGGCCAACTTCATCGCCTACGCCCGGGCCGGCCACTACGAAGGGACCATCTTTCACCGCGTGATCAAGGGGTTCATGATCCAGGGTGGAGGAATGACGGCGGAGATGGAGGAAAAACCGAGCGGCACCCCGATCAAGAACGAAGCCGGCAACGGCCTGAAGAACAAGACCGGGACCCTCGCCATGGCCCGCACCTCCGAGGTCGACAGCGCCACCTGTCAATTCTTCATCAACACCGCAGACAACAAGTCCCTCGACCACGGCGGCTCCCGACCCGAGGTCTACGGCTACGCGGTCTTCGGCAAGGTCGTCGACGGCATGGACGTGGTCTACGCCATCGAAATGAAGGCGACCACCACCGTCGCCGGTCACGCCGACGTCCCCGTCGAGCCGGTGGTTATCACCGCCATGACGGTCCTCGACTAA
- a CDS encoding sigma-54-dependent transcriptional regulator yields the protein MKERVLIVEDDATFRGFLHRILTDMGLVAEEAATAEEGEALLGRCSFDLVLSDLKLPGMSGLDLFRLSRREGTPPPFILLTAYGTIEEAVAAMKEGVQDFLTKPLRDPESLRVVVRKALQGSRREREYLSLKETEAAGLPPAELIFAGAAMTEVQHLVQEVAPTPATVLLQGESGTGKELVARSIHLYSPRREEPFVAVNCAAIPENLLESELFGHERGAFTGAAQARRGKFELARGGTLFLDEIGELPLSLQAKLLRVLQERRFEQVGGSREIVADVRIIAASNRDLKQEVEEKRFREDLLYRLNGFPVFLPSLRRRLDVLPELVAYFIGRSARLTGKAVSAIEAPAMQALARYPWPGNIRELQNVIERAVILGRRTLRLEDLPENLWKQKPEKTEAPLLEEIERRTIVETLEACDNNRREAALRLGISKRTLQYRLKRYGLTGAD from the coding sequence ATGAAGGAACGGGTCCTGATCGTCGAGGATGACGCAACCTTTCGCGGGTTTCTGCACAGGATCCTCACCGACATGGGTCTGGTGGCCGAGGAAGCCGCCACCGCCGAGGAAGGAGAAGCCCTCCTCGGCCGCTGCAGTTTCGATCTGGTTCTCTCGGATCTGAAGCTCCCCGGGATGAGCGGTCTCGATCTTTTCCGCCTCAGTCGCCGGGAGGGAACGCCCCCCCCTTTCATCCTCCTCACCGCCTACGGAACCATCGAGGAGGCGGTGGCCGCCATGAAGGAAGGGGTGCAGGATTTCCTCACCAAACCTCTCAGGGACCCCGAGTCACTGCGGGTCGTGGTGCGCAAGGCCCTGCAGGGGAGCCGCCGCGAGCGGGAATATCTGAGCCTCAAGGAAACCGAGGCGGCGGGTCTCCCCCCCGCGGAACTGATCTTTGCCGGAGCGGCCATGACCGAGGTGCAACACCTGGTGCAGGAAGTTGCACCGACCCCGGCCACGGTTCTGCTCCAGGGAGAAAGCGGCACCGGAAAGGAACTGGTGGCACGTTCCATTCACCTCTACAGCCCGCGCCGCGAGGAACCCTTCGTCGCCGTCAATTGCGCGGCGATTCCGGAAAACCTTTTGGAGAGTGAACTCTTCGGACACGAACGCGGCGCCTTCACCGGAGCGGCACAGGCGCGCCGGGGCAAATTCGAACTGGCCCGCGGCGGGACCCTGTTTCTCGATGAAATCGGCGAATTGCCGCTGTCGTTGCAGGCCAAGCTCCTGCGGGTTTTGCAGGAGCGCCGCTTCGAACAGGTCGGAGGGAGTCGGGAAATCGTCGCCGACGTGCGGATCATCGCCGCCTCCAACCGCGACCTGAAACAAGAAGTCGAGGAGAAACGCTTCCGCGAAGACCTCCTCTATCGCCTCAACGGCTTTCCGGTTTTTCTCCCCTCCCTGCGCCGGCGCCTCGACGTCCTCCCCGAGCTGGTGGCTTATTTCATCGGCCGTTCGGCCCGCCTGACCGGAAAGGCCGTCTCGGCCATCGAGGCGCCGGCCATGCAGGCCCTCGCCCGCTACCCCTGGCCGGGGAACATCCGCGAATTGCAGAACGTCATTGAACGCGCCGTCATCCTCGGCCGGCGGACCCTGCGACTCGAAGATCTCCCCGAGAACCTCTGGAAACAAAAACCGGAGAAGACCGAGGCTCCCCTCCTTGAGGAAATCGAGCGGCGAACCATTGTTGAAACCCTCGAGGCCTGCGATAATAACCGTCGGGAAGCAGCGCTTCGGCTCGGGATCTCCAAGCGGACCCTCCAGTACCGCCTGAAGCGCTACGGCCTGACCGGCGCCGACTGA
- a CDS encoding YkgJ family cysteine cluster protein, translating into MADWEDLCNRCGQCCFEKWVEEDGTIHPTSIPCRFLDIVSRECKVYHKRLDVGEGCVKLTPKLVAGVQWLPEDCAYRQPPQKKGRR; encoded by the coding sequence GTGGCCGACTGGGAAGACCTCTGCAACCGCTGCGGGCAGTGCTGCTTTGAAAAGTGGGTCGAGGAGGATGGTACCATCCACCCCACCTCCATCCCCTGCCGCTTCCTCGATATCGTCAGCCGGGAGTGCAAGGTCTATCACAAGCGCCTCGACGTCGGCGAGGGGTGCGTCAAACTCACTCCCAAGCTCGTCGCCGGCGTCCAGTGGCTCCCCGAGGACTGCGCCTACCGCCAGCCCCCGCAAAAAAAGGGGAGACGCTGA
- a CDS encoding GMP reductase gives MRVETDLKLGFKDVLIRPKRSTLKSRSQVNLERTFTFLHSRRQWSGVPVIAANMDTVGTFEVAQVLAEFGMLTAIHKHYSLEAWDTFLARQGEEIYQRIMVSTGSSEADFERLGTILAAHPKLEFICIDVANGYAESFVQFVARVRAAWPEKTIVAGNVVTGEMVEELLLSGADIVKVGIGPGSACTTRVKTGVGYPQLSAVIECADAAHGLGGRIISDGGCASAGDVAKAFGGGADFVMLGGMFAGHDESGGELVERGGITYKLFYGMSSATAMEKHAGGVAEYRSSEGKTVEVPYRGPIAETVKDILGGVRSACTYVGAGALKELTKRTTFIRVAEQENLTFS, from the coding sequence ATGCGCGTCGAGACCGATCTCAAGCTGGGCTTCAAGGATGTCCTGATCCGCCCCAAGCGTTCGACCCTCAAGAGCCGCTCCCAGGTCAATCTGGAGCGCACCTTTACCTTTCTCCACAGCCGCCGCCAGTGGAGCGGGGTGCCGGTGATCGCCGCCAACATGGACACCGTCGGCACCTTCGAGGTGGCGCAGGTGCTGGCCGAGTTCGGGATGCTCACGGCGATCCACAAGCACTATTCCCTGGAGGCTTGGGATACCTTTCTCGCCCGGCAGGGGGAAGAGATCTACCAGCGGATCATGGTGAGCACCGGTTCGTCCGAGGCCGACTTCGAGCGCCTCGGGACCATCCTCGCCGCCCACCCCAAACTCGAATTCATCTGCATCGACGTCGCCAACGGCTATGCCGAATCCTTCGTCCAGTTCGTCGCCAGGGTCCGGGCCGCCTGGCCCGAGAAGACCATCGTCGCCGGCAATGTCGTCACCGGGGAGATGGTGGAGGAGCTCCTCCTCTCCGGCGCCGACATCGTCAAGGTCGGGATCGGCCCCGGCTCGGCCTGCACCACCCGGGTTAAGACCGGCGTCGGCTATCCCCAACTCTCGGCGGTGATCGAATGCGCCGACGCCGCCCACGGCCTCGGCGGCCGGATCATCTCCGACGGCGGCTGCGCCAGCGCCGGGGACGTCGCCAAGGCCTTCGGCGGCGGCGCCGACTTCGTCATGCTCGGCGGCATGTTCGCCGGCCATGACGAAAGCGGAGGAGAACTGGTGGAGCGCGGCGGAATCACCTACAAACTCTTCTACGGCATGAGCAGCGCCACGGCAATGGAGAAACACGCCGGCGGCGTCGCCGAATACCGCTCCAGCGAAGGGAAGACCGTCGAGGTCCCCTACCGCGGACCGATCGCCGAAACGGTCAAGGACATCCTCGGCGGGGTGCGTTCGGCCTGCACCTATGTCGGCGCCGGCGCCCTCAAGGAACTCACCAAGCGCACCACCTTCATCCGCGTAGCCGAACAGGAGAATTTGACCTTTTCCTGA
- a CDS encoding two-component system sensor histidine kinase NtrB, whose product MTETKTYNAPGRRLLAAGIFFSILLGAFAASNYRSALPIAEGALRGLALTLASTIEALANRDPSLALLHGVNSRDIAFFAVADPSGTWLFHTNPDLIGTKNLHPLPHPEGSSNAFVERRLLLGTGEAAYEFISPLHINGRQYLLRLVLHTYQADTVVRRARTDVAILLALGSGGWIMGIFLYRFVRRAAGHRQEMAKQKHLAQLGTLSAVLAHEVRNPLSGIKGYAQLLEEKLPPGENRSFAACVVREALRLEDLVRDLLSYARPPSLHLEAVDPREMVELAFSLLQPEAATRQVHLECFVTPAVIRADRDHLQQVLLNLVLNAIQASKAGGTVQVRTALRPGTVEIEVIDDGDGIATTDLPRLFEPFFTRRARGTGLGLAICKKFVEEMNGSIVLASAPGAGCTFRIALPTAENTGGNG is encoded by the coding sequence ATGACCGAAACAAAAACCTACAACGCCCCCGGACGCCGGCTCCTTGCGGCCGGCATCTTCTTCTCCATCCTGTTGGGGGCCTTTGCCGCCTCCAACTACCGCTCAGCCCTCCCCATCGCCGAGGGAGCCCTCCGCGGGCTGGCGCTGACCCTCGCCTCGACCATCGAGGCGCTCGCCAACCGTGACCCTTCCCTGGCATTGCTGCATGGCGTCAACAGCCGCGACATCGCCTTCTTTGCCGTGGCCGACCCTTCAGGGACCTGGCTGTTTCACACCAACCCCGATCTCATCGGCACCAAGAATCTCCACCCTCTCCCCCACCCCGAAGGGTCGTCAAACGCCTTTGTCGAACGACGACTGCTCCTCGGCACGGGCGAAGCCGCCTATGAATTCATCTCCCCTCTGCACATCAACGGCCGGCAGTATTTGCTGCGGCTGGTTCTGCACACCTACCAGGCCGACACCGTGGTGCGCCGCGCCCGGACGGACGTCGCCATCCTCCTGGCTCTGGGGTCCGGGGGGTGGATCATGGGGATTTTTCTTTACCGTTTCGTGCGACGAGCTGCCGGTCATCGTCAGGAAATGGCCAAGCAGAAGCATCTGGCACAACTTGGCACTCTGAGTGCGGTCCTGGCCCACGAGGTGCGCAACCCTCTTTCGGGGATCAAGGGATATGCTCAACTCCTCGAGGAAAAACTCCCCCCGGGAGAAAATCGTTCCTTTGCCGCCTGTGTCGTCAGGGAAGCGCTGCGCCTTGAAGACCTGGTCCGCGACCTCCTCTCCTACGCCCGTCCTCCGTCCCTGCACCTCGAGGCTGTCGACCCCCGGGAGATGGTCGAGCTCGCTTTTTCACTGCTGCAACCCGAGGCGGCGACCCGACAGGTGCACCTGGAATGTTTCGTTACCCCGGCGGTGATACGTGCCGATCGCGACCATCTGCAGCAGGTGCTCCTGAACCTGGTTCTCAACGCCATACAGGCCTCAAAGGCCGGAGGCACCGTGCAGGTGCGCACTGCTTTACGTCCCGGCACCGTCGAGATCGAGGTCATCGACGACGGAGACGGCATCGCGACCACGGATCTCCCGCGGCTCTTCGAGCCGTTTTTCACCCGGCGGGCCCGCGGCACCGGCCTGGGACTGGCCATTTGCAAAAAATTCGTCGAGGAGATGAACGGATCCATCGTCCTTGCCAGCGCTCCGGGAGCGGGATGCACCTTCCGCATCGCCCTGCCGACGGCCGAAAATACCGGAGGAAATGGATGA
- a CDS encoding transporter: MNKSIFTLVPVLVLLMVTGLPLTSAAGEGGEDLFPIVSFGLGIDYVTGDYGSETRTDFVSIPLYFDYYPSERLDFELIVPLVYQSNQTGDLATLPYRTPHGSTVLMAAVGPGGGTTRTFTDSDSSANGLGDITLTAGLILLREKERHPQLRASLYLKAPTADEEKGLGTGEWDWGPGLGVSQWLGNWHLFAEGRYVFQGDSDLYATRNYLSYNGGLGRQFTPTFYGALQARGATESAEGVSDYLEGRAKFIWRFLPDNALEGYLGRGITDASPDFSAGLALFHDF; encoded by the coding sequence ATGAACAAATCAATCTTCACCCTGGTTCCCGTTCTCGTCCTCCTGATGGTCACCGGCCTCCCCCTGACCAGCGCCGCCGGGGAAGGGGGAGAAGACCTGTTCCCCATCGTCTCCTTCGGTCTGGGGATCGACTATGTCACCGGAGACTACGGCAGCGAAACCCGTACCGATTTTGTTTCGATCCCTCTTTACTTCGATTATTACCCCAGCGAACGTCTCGACTTCGAACTCATCGTTCCCCTGGTGTACCAGAGCAACCAGACAGGCGACCTCGCCACACTCCCTTATCGCACCCCCCACGGAAGTACCGTCCTGATGGCCGCGGTCGGCCCGGGAGGGGGGACCACGAGGACATTCACCGACAGCGATTCTTCAGCCAACGGCCTTGGCGACATCACCCTGACGGCAGGGTTGATCCTGTTGAGGGAGAAGGAACGTCACCCGCAATTGAGGGCTTCTCTCTATCTGAAGGCCCCTACGGCCGACGAAGAGAAGGGGCTGGGGACCGGCGAATGGGATTGGGGTCCGGGGTTGGGGGTCAGTCAATGGTTGGGCAACTGGCACCTCTTCGCCGAGGGACGGTACGTCTTCCAGGGGGATTCGGACCTGTATGCCACCCGCAACTATCTGAGCTACAACGGCGGACTGGGTCGTCAATTCACCCCCACTTTCTACGGGGCCCTCCAGGCCCGGGGGGCAACCGAGAGCGCAGAAGGGGTTTCGGACTATCTGGAGGGACGGGCGAAGTTTATCTGGCGTTTCCTTCCCGACAACGCCCTCGAGGGATACCTCGGGCGGGGCATTACCGACGCAAGTCCCGACTTCTCCGCCGGACTGGCCCTCTTCCACGATTTCTGA
- a CDS encoding pseudouridine synthase: protein MPTILYRDEHLVAVHKPCDLLVHRSPIDRHETRFALQLVRDLTGRRVFPVHRLDKPTSGVLLFAFTVESARSLAQAFAAGEVHKRYLAVVRGIAPQSGTIDHPLVEEIDAMDYPQAEEKDAQSAVTDYRRLAEIELAVAVGRYPTSRYSLVLAEPRTGRRHQLRRHLRHLGHPIIGDTTHGEGRHNRYFRDALDCRRLLLAAIDISFSHPCSGEKLTVSAPLQENFMALIDHFGWSDALPPAAIG from the coding sequence ATGCCGACGATCCTTTACCGCGACGAACACCTGGTCGCCGTGCACAAGCCCTGCGACCTCCTGGTGCATCGCAGCCCCATCGACCGCCACGAAACCCGCTTCGCCCTGCAGCTGGTGCGCGACCTCACCGGCCGCCGCGTCTTCCCGGTCCACCGCCTCGACAAGCCGACCTCCGGCGTCCTCCTCTTCGCCTTCACCGTCGAGTCCGCCCGCTCCCTGGCCCAGGCCTTCGCCGCCGGCGAAGTGCACAAGCGCTATCTGGCGGTGGTGCGCGGCATCGCCCCCCAAAGCGGAACCATCGATCATCCCCTCGTCGAGGAGATCGACGCCATGGACTATCCGCAAGCGGAGGAGAAGGACGCCCAAAGCGCCGTCACCGACTATCGACGCCTGGCCGAGATCGAACTCGCCGTCGCCGTCGGCCGCTACCCCACCAGCCGTTACAGCCTGGTCCTCGCCGAGCCGCGCACCGGCCGCCGCCACCAGCTGCGCCGTCACTTAAGGCACCTCGGCCACCCGATCATCGGCGACACCACCCACGGCGAAGGGCGACACAACCGCTACTTTCGCGACGCCCTCGACTGCCGGCGCCTGCTGCTGGCCGCCATCGACATCTCCTTCTCCCATCCCTGCAGCGGCGAAAAGCTGACCGTCAGCGCTCCCCTGCAGGAGAATTTCATGGCCCTGATCGACCACTTCGGCTGGAGCGACGCCCTTCCACCCGCTGCCATCGGCTGA
- a CDS encoding DEAD/DEAH box helicase, with translation MTEEIPCSFSDFALAPGIQKVIKEVGYETPSPIQAQSIAPLLAGRDLLGQAQTGTGKTAAFALPLLSRLDPKLKSPQILVLTPTRELALQVAEAMQTYARHLPGFQVLPVYGGQNMLQQLRQLSRGVQAVVGTPGRIQDHLRRGTLKLDNLVCVVLDEADEMLRMGFVDEVEAILALAPAGRQTALFSATMPKEVLQVARRHLKDPVEIRIKNKTTTVDTISQRFWQVKGMHKLDALTRILEAEEIEAMLIFVRTKIATVELAEKLEARGFSSGALNGDMTQVMREKTVERLKNGTLDIVVATDVAARGLDVKRISHVINYDIPYDTEAYVHRIGRTGRAGREGKAILFVAPREMRMLSAIEQATRQPITPMTLPSRKDITNRRTDQFKELISEAMESQDLEFFEELIDNYQSENDVGLRRVAATLAYLLQKERPLQPEESAIEESKEKDSGAPRATRAQRDTTNLVRYRIEVGRMHGVEPGNIVGAISNEANLTNRDIGQIKLFDSFSLVDLPKDLPVAVFRHLQTVWVCGQQLKIAPDKGTGDVRQDSSVKRTPFKPGAKKAPFGKGGPKGR, from the coding sequence ATGACTGAAGAAATTCCCTGTTCCTTCTCCGACTTCGCCCTTGCTCCCGGCATCCAGAAAGTGATCAAAGAGGTCGGCTACGAAACCCCCTCGCCGATCCAGGCCCAAAGCATCGCTCCCCTGCTGGCCGGACGCGACCTCCTCGGTCAGGCCCAGACCGGCACCGGCAAAACCGCAGCCTTCGCTCTGCCGCTCCTCTCCCGCCTCGATCCGAAGTTGAAAAGTCCGCAGATCCTCGTCCTGACTCCGACCCGCGAACTGGCCTTGCAGGTCGCCGAAGCGATGCAGACCTACGCCCGGCATCTCCCGGGATTTCAGGTCCTCCCCGTCTACGGCGGCCAGAACATGCTTCAGCAGCTGCGCCAGCTCAGTCGCGGCGTGCAGGCCGTGGTCGGCACGCCCGGGCGCATTCAGGATCACCTCCGCCGCGGCACACTGAAGCTCGACAACCTGGTCTGCGTCGTCCTCGACGAGGCGGACGAGATGCTGCGCATGGGGTTCGTCGATGAGGTGGAAGCGATTCTCGCCCTGGCTCCGGCAGGGCGCCAGACCGCCCTCTTCTCCGCCACCATGCCCAAGGAAGTGCTGCAGGTCGCCCGCCGCCACCTCAAGGATCCGGTGGAGATCCGCATCAAAAACAAAACGACCACCGTCGACACCATTTCCCAACGCTTCTGGCAGGTCAAGGGGATGCACAAGCTCGACGCCCTGACCCGCATCCTCGAAGCCGAGGAGATCGAGGCGATGCTCATCTTCGTGCGCACCAAGATCGCCACCGTGGAACTCGCCGAAAAGCTTGAGGCACGGGGCTTTTCCAGCGGCGCGCTCAACGGCGACATGACCCAGGTCATGCGGGAGAAGACCGTGGAACGCCTGAAGAACGGCACCCTCGACATCGTGGTCGCCACCGACGTCGCCGCCCGCGGCCTCGACGTCAAACGCATCAGCCACGTCATCAACTACGACATCCCCTACGACACCGAGGCCTACGTGCACCGCATCGGCCGCACCGGCCGCGCCGGCCGCGAAGGGAAGGCGATCCTCTTCGTCGCCCCCCGGGAAATGCGGATGCTCTCGGCCATCGAGCAGGCCACCCGTCAGCCGATCACCCCCATGACCCTGCCGAGCCGCAAGGACATCACCAACCGGCGCACCGACCAGTTCAAGGAGCTGATCTCCGAGGCGATGGAGAGTCAGGATCTCGAGTTCTTCGAGGAGTTGATCGACAACTACCAGAGCGAGAACGACGTCGGCCTGCGCCGCGTCGCCGCCACCCTCGCCTACCTCCTGCAGAAAGAGCGTCCGCTGCAGCCGGAGGAGAGCGCCATCGAGGAGTCGAAGGAGAAGGACTCGGGAGCACCCCGCGCTACCCGCGCCCAGCGGGACACCACCAATCTGGTGCGCTACCGCATCGAGGTGGGGCGCATGCACGGGGTGGAGCCGGGAAACATCGTCGGCGCCATCAGCAACGAGGCCAATCTCACCAACCGTGACATCGGCCAGATCAAACTCTTTGATTCCTTCAGCCTCGTCGACCTCCCCAAGGATCTTCCCGTCGCGGTCTTCCGCCACCTGCAGACCGTCTGGGTCTGCGGCCAGCAGTTGAAGATCGCCCCGGACAAGGGGACCGGCGACGTGCGCCAGGATTCGTCCGTCAAAAGGACCCCTTTCAAGCCCGGGGCGAAGAAGGCCCCCTTCGGCAAAGGCGGACCCAAGGGACGCTGA
- a CDS encoding outer membrane protein: protein MKPFRRIITALGISLLFCAPALAEHTGPYLGLYGGANLLRTAESSDSQGTFNLEFDPAVQGSAVLGWDLKVGHFMGEGRFELEYARRSNTLDTVEFLEGDVPGTGDLTAESLLLNTWGVHRNPSRWTPYIGAGIGAARLSADDLRVTGQPLADDDDLVLAYQVGAGFDLALGGALALDFGYRFFGTTRPKFLEAGGAKFEGEYYSHSVVLGLRLGF, encoded by the coding sequence ATGAAACCGTTCCGCCGAATAATAACTGCCCTGGGAATCTCCCTCCTGTTCTGCGCCCCGGCCCTCGCCGAGCACACGGGCCCCTATCTCGGCCTCTACGGAGGGGCGAACCTCCTCCGGACCGCCGAGAGTAGCGACAGCCAGGGGACCTTCAATCTCGAATTCGACCCCGCCGTCCAGGGGAGCGCCGTCCTCGGCTGGGACCTCAAAGTCGGCCATTTCATGGGGGAGGGTCGTTTCGAACTGGAATATGCCCGGCGCAGCAACACCCTCGATACGGTGGAATTCCTGGAGGGGGATGTGCCCGGAACGGGGGACCTGACCGCCGAGAGTCTGCTGCTCAACACCTGGGGGGTTCATCGCAATCCGAGCCGCTGGACCCCCTACATCGGCGCCGGGATCGGCGCGGCCCGCCTCAGCGCCGACGACCTTCGGGTCACCGGCCAGCCCCTGGCCGACGACGACGATCTGGTCCTCGCCTACCAGGTGGGGGCCGGGTTCGACCTGGCTCTCGGGGGCGCCCTCGCCCTCGATTTCGGCTACCGCTTTTTCGGCACCACCCGTCCGAAATTCCTCGAGGCCGGGGGAGCAAAGTTCGAAGGCGAATACTACAGCCACAGCGTCGTCCTCGGTCTGCGTCTCGGCTTCTGA
- a CDS encoding Ig-like domain-containing protein, giving the protein MRRLLCTGLLLFLAGCGSDDQATRPNDFTPLTSIEIVSPLASIAPLTSIPLQAIGNYSGLFPRDITDRVLWEITTPTLAEFTPPEVPGRVKGLAPGTATLTATLGEISATYDLEITSATITALTIAPAAPTVHKGLTIQLMANGTFSDATSQDLTFDSVWTSDFPSFATVGDTVTSKGRVKGIEVGSADITATFDTASDSTTVTVTAPQLQSITITPANPSVLSIAQTSFTATGHYSDGTELINPPNVTWSSSIPAVATTIAATGMTTTLKEGTTTISASLDGVNANTSLQVTGGNLTAISLTPLPTMALGTTQRIFATGSFSNGTTRDITGQADWTVDDSTKATVVRDNSLAWITADAATVALTPATIFAKRGTVEGSIPLTVVNPTLNSLSITPTSLDLTVGTSDRFTVTGTYTGGHTQDLTSSANWSSSAAAVEAFNLGVNKGRVKGVVAATSQAATITAGFGVQTATANVGSVIQRTLQSLAISAQPATFIPGTQVQFTATATYSDNTTHVVTEDTVWSVDKTNVAILADTVNQPGLAVAVDSGAATLTAAFGGKTATRALTVP; this is encoded by the coding sequence ATGAGAAGACTGCTTTGCACAGGGTTGCTCCTTTTTCTCGCGGGCTGCGGCAGTGACGACCAGGCGACCCGGCCCAACGATTTCACCCCACTGACCTCCATCGAGATCGTTTCCCCTCTTGCATCTATTGCCCCCCTCACCTCGATTCCCCTGCAGGCTATCGGCAACTACTCGGGGCTCTTCCCCCGGGACATCACCGACAGGGTCCTCTGGGAAATCACCACCCCGACGCTTGCCGAGTTCACCCCCCCGGAGGTTCCCGGCCGGGTGAAAGGACTCGCCCCCGGAACGGCAACCCTCACCGCCACACTCGGGGAGATTTCAGCAACCTACGATCTGGAGATCACCTCTGCGACCATCACTGCCCTGACAATTGCCCCAGCCGCGCCGACGGTTCACAAAGGACTGACGATCCAACTGATGGCAAACGGCACCTTCTCCGATGCAACCTCACAGGATCTGACCTTTGACTCGGTCTGGACCTCCGACTTTCCGTCCTTTGCCACGGTTGGCGACACCGTCACCAGCAAAGGACGGGTCAAGGGGATAGAAGTAGGGAGCGCTGACATCACCGCCACCTTCGACACCGCCAGCGACTCCACAACCGTCACCGTCACGGCTCCGCAGCTGCAGTCGATTACCATAACCCCGGCCAACCCCTCGGTCCTCAGCATCGCACAGACCTCCTTCACCGCCACCGGCCACTACTCCGATGGCACCGAACTCATCAATCCCCCTAATGTGACTTGGAGTTCCTCCATTCCGGCGGTTGCCACCACCATCGCCGCTACCGGTATGACCACGACCCTCAAGGAGGGGACGACAACCATTAGTGCCTCCCTGGACGGTGTCAACGCCAACACCTCCCTGCAGGTGACGGGAGGAAACCTGACTGCAATCTCCCTGACCCCTCTCCCGACCATGGCCCTCGGCACTACACAGCGCATTTTCGCCACCGGAAGCTTCAGCAACGGCACCACGCGCGACATCACCGGTCAGGCAGACTGGACGGTGGACGACTCAACAAAGGCAACGGTAGTCCGCGATAACAGCCTGGCCTGGATCACCGCCGATGCTGCAACGGTTGCCCTGACTCCAGCAACAATTTTTGCCAAACGGGGAACAGTGGAAGGTTCGATCCCCCTCACCGTCGTTAACCCCACCCTCAACAGTCTGTCGATCACCCCGACTAGTCTCGACCTAACCGTCGGCACCAGCGACCGCTTCACGGTGACCGGAACCTACACCGGCGGGCACACCCAGGATCTCACCAGCAGCGCAAACTGGAGTTCCTCCGCCGCCGCTGTGGAGGCTTTCAACCTCGGTGTGAACAAGGGCCGGGTCAAAGGTGTTGTCGCAGCGACCAGCCAGGCGGCCACCATCACCGCAGGCTTTGGCGTGCAGACTGCCACCGCAAATGTCGGCAGCGTCATCCAGCGAACCCTGCAGAGCCTGGCGATCTCCGCCCAGCCGGCGACGTTCATCCCCGGCACCCAGGTCCAATTCACCGCCACCGCCACCTACAGCGACAACACCACCCACGTTGTGACAGAGGATACGGTCTGGTCCGTCGACAAGACGAACGTCGCCATTCTTGCCGACACCGTCAATCAGCCCGGCCTTGCGGTTGCCGTGGACAGCGGCGCGGCGACTCTCACCGCCGCCTTCGGCGGCAAGACCGCAACCCGAGCCCTCACAGTCCCCTGA